Proteins encoded by one window of Candidatus Thorarchaeota archaeon:
- a CDS encoding HAMP domain-containing histidine kinase, whose amino-acid sequence MNEKEDVFARHPSIEELQGHMTRQMLRVMALGSLAVSVVSLISVPTSWVSGWSDVQLLFLSSSAVFILSLSVERLLHRIESQLITIVMILFIFVILIVTEPPYHVSHGRSLLIFAIPIVMSAFLIRPLSAVLVASASSVVISILSQIAGYVLPNVPAIVTFHILAVLSWKLSSHLENIITNLARSQERLQVQRNHAMLYLDILGHDVANDLQAILLALEFAEEEATNQEVLGVLESATKTLQESSSLIRDAKKLDSVNEGKLKPFELNKILSISLDVFKSEYPEVEVKSEICVSAAFVRADMNIVDLFQILLENTVEHNPCKEKKVWVKLDEFNGGYVVSIADNGVGIEDERKEALFDLSRRYGGLGLHLAKMILDKYDGRITVENRIEGQSTQGAKFNVWFPKSHSEKNLISKRE is encoded by the coding sequence ATGAACGAGAAAGAGGATGTATTTGCTCGACATCCAAGTATAGAAGAGCTTCAAGGTCACATGACGCGTCAGATGTTACGAGTGATGGCTCTGGGCTCTCTTGCTGTCTCGGTTGTTTCTTTAATCTCTGTTCCCACCAGCTGGGTCTCTGGCTGGAGCGATGTTCAACTTCTATTTCTATCTTCTTCAGCGGTCTTCATTCTCTCACTATCCGTCGAGCGTTTGCTTCACAGAATTGAATCCCAGCTGATCACTATTGTTATGATACTCTTCATTTTTGTGATACTTATTGTAACTGAGCCTCCCTATCACGTCTCTCACGGAAGATCGCTACTCATTTTTGCAATCCCAATTGTCATGTCGGCTTTTCTGATTCGCCCTTTGAGTGCGGTTCTGGTCGCTTCAGCAAGTTCGGTAGTTATTTCAATACTGTCACAGATTGCCGGTTATGTTCTGCCTAATGTACCAGCTATAGTTACATTTCACATTCTTGCAGTTCTTTCGTGGAAACTATCATCTCATCTTGAGAATATAATCACCAACCTGGCTCGTTCACAGGAGCGTCTTCAAGTTCAAAGAAACCATGCAATGCTATATTTAGATATTCTTGGCCATGATGTTGCAAATGATCTCCAAGCTATCCTTCTAGCACTCGAATTTGCAGAAGAAGAGGCTACAAATCAAGAGGTCCTCGGTGTGCTTGAGAGCGCAACAAAAACCTTGCAGGAGAGCAGCAGTCTCATCCGGGATGCTAAGAAACTAGATTCGGTTAATGAAGGGAAGTTGAAACCGTTTGAGCTTAACAAAATTTTGAGCATCTCATTGGATGTTTTCAAAAGCGAATATCCTGAGGTTGAAGTAAAATCGGAAATCTGTGTTTCAGCAGCATTTGTAAGAGCGGATATGAACATTGTCGATCTTTTCCAAATTCTTCTTGAGAATACCGTAGAACACAATCCATGTAAAGAGAAGAAAGTATGGGTAAAACTCGATGAATTCAATGGGGGTTACGTGGTATCCATTGCGGACAACGGTGTCGGAATTGAGGACGAGAGAAAGGAAGCTCTTTTTGATTTGTCTCGTAGATATGGCGGACTTGGTTTACATCTTGCGAAGATGATTTTGGATAAGTACGATGGACGGATAACAGTTGAAAATCGTATTGAAGGACAATCTACCCAAGGGGCCAAATTCAATGTTTGGTTTCCGAAATCGCATTCGGAGAAAAACCTAATATCGAAAAGGGAGTAG
- a CDS encoding MEKHLA domain-containing protein, which yields MMDTEQLYSNILEGSISLIHSIKPSGSFEFVNQAWKNTLGYTEEETDEMTIDRIIFPEVTDKHKQMLDSVFNGEKVTDFNSIFVSKNGERVFVEGNILPRVEESEVVAAQCYYRDITKERKALRRIDEERKQSEFLLDLMLHDITNINQEVISTFEITMHHPDLPSDLKDIVEEGLEEVERASNLISNVRKISIIQEKSHSTERRDLGKAILDAATEVDSTFPTKKMKLNTNVKENEYFIMADEFLDDVFFALLHNSMKFDEKEEVEIDVKLEEISHTPFLRIDIKDRGPGIPEKDKEQIFAKVRGKREGILGLGLGLTLVKKVLENYGGQIRVEDRVQGDYTKGANFVILLRREYNKDSDRGDH from the coding sequence ATGATGGATACTGAGCAGTTGTATAGCAATATCCTTGAAGGTTCAATTAGTCTGATTCACAGCATAAAGCCTAGTGGATCTTTTGAATTTGTTAATCAGGCATGGAAGAATACTCTGGGATATACAGAGGAAGAAACAGATGAAATGACTATTGACAGGATAATCTTCCCTGAAGTGACAGATAAGCACAAACAAATGTTAGATTCGGTTTTCAATGGCGAGAAAGTAACGGATTTCAATTCTATCTTCGTCTCAAAGAATGGTGAGCGTGTTTTTGTAGAAGGGAATATACTCCCGAGAGTTGAAGAATCTGAGGTCGTGGCTGCACAGTGCTATTATAGAGATATCACCAAGGAAAGAAAAGCGCTAAGAAGAATAGACGAGGAGAGGAAACAATCAGAATTCCTGCTGGATTTAATGTTACATGATATCACCAATATCAACCAAGAGGTCATATCGACCTTCGAAATAACCATGCATCATCCAGATTTACCAAGTGACCTCAAGGATATCGTCGAGGAAGGCCTTGAAGAAGTGGAAAGAGCGTCAAACCTCATATCAAATGTCCGAAAAATATCAATCATTCAAGAAAAAAGCCATTCTACGGAGAGAAGAGATCTAGGCAAAGCAATTCTTGATGCTGCTACTGAAGTGGATTCTACTTTTCCCACCAAGAAGATGAAACTGAATACAAACGTCAAAGAGAATGAATACTTCATCATGGCGGATGAATTCCTTGATGATGTGTTCTTTGCGCTCCTGCATAATTCAATGAAATTCGATGAGAAAGAAGAAGTCGAAATAGATGTAAAACTGGAGGAAATATCTCATACCCCGTTCTTGCGTATCGATATTAAAGATCGGGGACCTGGTATCCCAGAAAAAGATAAGGAACAAATCTTTGCGAAAGTGAGAGGGAAAAGAGAGGGTATTCTAGGGTTGGGGCTGGGACTCACTCTAGTGAAGAAAGTTCTAGAAAATTACGGAGGGCAAATTCGAGTGGAGGACCGGGTGCAGGGCGATTACACAAAGGGAGCAAATTTTGTGATTCTACTTCGTCGTGAATATAACAAAGATTCAGATAGAGGGGACCATTGA
- a CDS encoding pyridoxamine 5'-phosphate oxidase family protein produces the protein MKYTEGSHEWPMQREHRRIENTEDIKEILKLSKIGHLGLTMDGKPYVVPVNFVFRGGDILITCFLQLNE, from the coding sequence ATGAAGTACACAGAAGGATCCCATGAATGGCCTATGCAGCGCGAACATCGGCGAATTGAAAACACTGAAGATATCAAGGAGATTCTCAAGTTATCAAAAATTGGACATCTCGGTCTTACTATGGACGGAAAACCCTATGTTGTACCCGTCAACTTTGTCTTCCGAGGGGGCGATATTCTGATAACATGTTTCTTACAGTTGAATGAGTGA
- a CDS encoding pyridoxamine 5'-phosphate oxidase family protein, whose protein sequence is MIHSSLKGKKIDFIKRNPSVSFNAYLAEDGGFPVDPTTGKRVVKWKSVICRCKAVFVEDEEAKLEALRAHLRKYEPERKPELRCKREVAIIKLEIVEMSGKQRPP, encoded by the coding sequence CTGATTCATAGTTCGCTTAAAGGAAAGAAAATCGATTTCATAAAAAGAAATCCTTCTGTGTCCTTCAATGCATATCTTGCTGAGGACGGAGGATTCCCAGTAGATCCCACTACCGGAAAGAGGGTTGTCAAGTGGAAGAGCGTGATTTGTAGGTGCAAAGCTGTTTTTGTTGAGGATGAAGAGGCTAAACTGGAAGCGCTCAGAGCGCATTTGAGAAAATATGAACCTGAGAGAAAGCCAGAGCTGAGATGCAAGCGGGAGGTAGCAATCATCAAGCTTGAGATAGTTGAGATGTCAGGAAAACAGCGCCCACCCTAA
- the arsB gene encoding ACR3 family arsenite efflux transporter, which yields MELDVPGTEQELTVFEKYLPLWVAICMISGIILSQLLPGISSAIDAWQIHGISVPIGICLFLMMYPAMLNFEVSELKKLGKDPQPIIFTLISNWIVAPLVGFGLATLFLPGQEQLIVAVILLTSSPCTAMVLVWGYLARGNQEQNVITTSLNTVTILFFYAPLVALFTGLSNIVIDRWLLLISALLFIGLPLLLGVASRKYLIDWKGREWFENTYRPVVGNIALIALLTTLIVLFSLNGDVMLGYPDLLVLVSIPLLAGFAIVLGYNLLLTRIAGLAYEQGVITVIIGSSSHFEIAIATAVSMYGVGSIAALGTTMGLFWEVPVMLGLVYLAKYLQSRGFWRGSSETTKRDVAE from the coding sequence ATGGAACTTGATGTACCTGGAACCGAGCAAGAACTAACAGTGTTTGAGAAGTATTTGCCTCTTTGGGTGGCAATTTGCATGATTTCTGGAATAATCCTCTCGCAACTACTTCCGGGAATCAGTTCTGCTATTGATGCATGGCAAATACATGGTATCTCAGTACCAATAGGAATTTGTTTGTTTCTTATGATGTATCCTGCGATGCTAAATTTCGAAGTCTCAGAACTGAAAAAACTAGGAAAAGATCCACAACCAATCATATTTACACTAATCTCCAACTGGATTGTAGCTCCTTTAGTGGGATTTGGACTGGCAACACTCTTTCTGCCTGGACAGGAACAGCTGATAGTGGCGGTAATTCTGTTGACATCCAGCCCTTGTACAGCAATGGTACTGGTATGGGGTTATTTGGCCCGTGGAAATCAAGAACAGAATGTTATCACCACTAGCCTCAATACCGTCACAATCCTTTTCTTTTATGCACCGCTGGTTGCTTTATTCACTGGCCTTTCCAACATAGTAATAGATCGGTGGCTGCTGTTAATCTCAGCACTATTGTTCATTGGTCTTCCTTTGCTATTAGGAGTGGCAAGTAGGAAGTACCTGATTGACTGGAAAGGAAGAGAGTGGTTTGAAAACACTTATCGACCAGTAGTAGGAAACATAGCGCTTATTGCTTTACTAACGACACTGATAGTACTCTTCTCATTGAATGGAGATGTAATGCTTGGATATCCGGATTTGTTAGTTCTGGTTTCGATTCCACTGCTAGCAGGATTCGCCATTGTTCTTGGATACAATTTGCTGCTAACGCGGATTGCTGGTCTTGCATATGAGCAAGGAGTTATTACGGTCATCATCGGGTCTTCAAGTCATTTTGAAATTGCGATTGCGACAGCTGTATCAATGTACGGTGTAGGTTCAATTGCAGCTCTGGGAACCACGATGGGGCTTTTCTGGGAAGTGCCCGTAATGCTTGGGCTTGTATACTTAGCCAAGTATCTCCAGTCGAGAGGGTTCTGGAGGGGGTCTTCAGAAACAACAAAAAGGGATGTTGCCGAATAA
- a CDS encoding biotin--[acetyl-CoA-carboxylase] ligase, translating to MFEPRLIMDGLRTKHIKPRIRHFSKLDSTNETTKKAALDDGRPGLLVIADEQMAGKGRMNRTWVSPPGGLYFSLFLESPLEGTPAPILGMLVACGVTEAIRQVTGIDPSIKWPNDIIIDGKKAGGILCEAVSRDNVTRKVVIGVGINLNTPISSFSARFRYPATSLIEVTGREVSREELLRSILLSVDKRIGIVKENQSYNDTIEEWKWINNILGYPVVVDTGNERIEGTAIDIREDGALIVETGPDSHKPITIGDVTRVTL from the coding sequence ATGTTCGAACCCCGTCTCATAATGGATGGCCTACGAACAAAACACATCAAACCGAGGATTCGCCATTTCTCAAAATTAGATTCAACAAATGAAACCACAAAGAAAGCAGCACTTGATGATGGGCGTCCCGGTCTTCTAGTTATTGCAGATGAACAGATGGCTGGAAAAGGCCGAATGAATAGAACCTGGGTTTCACCTCCTGGCGGGCTGTATTTCTCGCTCTTCCTTGAATCTCCGCTCGAAGGAACACCCGCCCCTATTCTGGGGATGCTTGTGGCTTGTGGTGTTACCGAAGCTATTCGTCAAGTTACTGGAATCGATCCCAGCATAAAATGGCCCAACGATATTATAATTGACGGGAAAAAGGCCGGTGGAATCCTTTGTGAGGCTGTCTCAAGAGATAATGTAACAAGAAAGGTTGTAATTGGAGTTGGCATTAATCTCAACACCCCCATTAGTTCGTTCTCAGCCAGATTCAGGTATCCTGCAACCAGCCTTATTGAGGTAACCGGGAGAGAAGTTTCGAGGGAAGAATTGCTGCGGAGTATTCTTCTCTCAGTTGACAAACGAATTGGCATTGTAAAAGAAAATCAGTCTTACAATGATACAATTGAGGAGTGGAAATGGATCAACAATATCCTTGGATACCCTGTAGTTGTGGACACTGGGAACGAACGGATAGAAGGGACAGCTATTGATATCCGTGAGGATGGAGCGTTGATTGTAGAAACTGGACCTGACTCCCACAAGCCCATAACCATTGGAGATGTTACAAGAGTTACCCTATAG
- a CDS encoding winged helix-turn-helix transcriptional regulator, protein MVSDDKLLKWQVEFHKALSNPIRLQIVEDLLEGEECQCEMFPRIGLTQSTVSAYLSQLVDAGILESRREGRRKLYSIASNDMADLIRKIRELVKSAKQ, encoded by the coding sequence TTGGTTTCCGATGATAAGCTCCTGAAATGGCAGGTGGAATTCCACAAGGCCTTGAGTAATCCAATCAGATTACAGATTGTAGAAGATTTACTTGAGGGTGAAGAATGTCAATGTGAAATGTTTCCTCGTATAGGTTTGACACAGTCAACGGTATCTGCATATTTATCACAGCTCGTGGATGCAGGAATACTAGAATCAAGGAGAGAAGGCAGAAGGAAATTATATTCAATCGCGAGTAATGACATGGCAGATTTGATTCGAAAGATCAGAGAATTAGTAAAATCGGCCAAACAGTGA